CAACGGTGGTTGCCGCGCAGTTTGAAATGGCGAAATGGCCTCGAACTGCTTACCAGGAACCAATGCCTCTTACAGCTGCGCCGCCCCGATAGCGGAGCTATCGCGGCCAACCAGGGAAAGAGCGCAACCTGAAAAAGCGCGAGCGCGGGAAATGCGGTTGGCTACTTCGATCCGCCTTTGAGTCGCCGAGCGATTTTCCCTCGCTCGCGCATCGGGATACGAAGAGAGATGATCGTGCGATTTTCTAACCGGCTTGGCGAACGTTGATCTTTTCGCCTTGATCGGGCTGATCGCCTGGCATCACGCGTAGTTTGACCGGATCGTTGATCGGGCGTTGGCGACCGCGACTGCGAGCTTGGATGAAGCCTCGCTTGCTGGGCGCCAGGAACGTATGAAAATGTTCCGCGGCGCGACCCGAGAATTCCATCCGGATTCGCTCAAGCGACTCGCCGTTGGTTAGGTTCGAGCGATACAGGATGCGGTACGCTTTTTTCAATTCGCGAATCGCTTCGGCGTCAAAGCCGTTGCGTTTCAGTCCGACCAAATTCAAGCCCACGACCAGGCTCGAACAGCCGTCGACTGTCACGTAGGGGGGAACGTCTTGCACGACGTGCGCTTGTCCGCCCACCATGGCGAAACGGCCGACGCGGCAAAACTGGTGGATCGCGACGGCGCCAGAGACATAGGCGCGATCTTCGATCACCACGTGCCCAGCGACGAGCGAATTGTTGGTCAGAATAACGTTGTTGCCGATGTTGCTATCGTGGCCGATGTGAGCCTGAACCATCAGTAAGCAGTCGTTGCCGACAACCGTCGTTTCGCCGGCATTCAAGGCGCGGTGGATTGTAACAAACTCGCGAATCTGATTCCGATCACCGACAGCCACGCGGCCAGAAAGTTCGGGTGCACGAATGTGCTGGGCGGCGCCGCCAATGACAGCATGATCCCAGATGCGATTGTCGCAGCCGACGCTCGAGCCCGATTTGATGGTGACAAAGGACTCCAGTCGACAGCGATCTCCTACCTCCACGCCGGCTTCGATGACGCAAAATGGTCCGATTTGAACATCAGCGCCCAGGCGAGCCTGGGGCGATATGACCGCGGTCGGGTGGATCTCTGTCACAGCAAATCCTTTTGCTGATGGAAGTTGTATTGCCCTCGCTGCGGCCCTTGATAGCAATCCTTGCCAACGGAGCCGAGCTTATTCACTTCCCCGGTATATCGACGAACTGGAGGCGAGAGAATCGCGCAAAACGTCCTAACCCGCGAAATCTCCTCGGTTTTACCCCGAAAGGCGTGCCTGCGTGAAGACCAAAATGATCAACCCAGCAGCACTCCAATCAGAATTAGTCCGCTCAAGATCAAAAGCGGCAAGCCGTTTAAGACCATTCCCACGATCGCCCAGCCTTTGCCAGAACCCGGCAATAAAACGCCGATCCCTCCGACGATCAGTCCCGCTAGCATGACGACAAAGTTAAAACAAAAACTGAGTCCAATGGCGAGCAATACGGCCTCCGTCGGTTCTCCTCCGCCTTGATTTTCTTGGATCACCATAAAGACCACATAGCCAAAGAATCCCAGCAACAGCAACCACGACAGCGTTCCCAAACCGCACGAGACCATCCCCAGCCATCTCGCTGTTGAGGATCCGCTGTCATTGATGACGCGAACATCGGCTCGCGGCGAAGCGTAGGGAGAAGGCTCCGGTTCTAAGTCCCGAAAATCTCCATATTGATTGCCGCTTCCGCCGCGGAGCATCCTCTGCAATTCGGGGAAGTCACGGGCGCGGCGCCAATCATCGGTCCCTTCCAGACGAACCGGCGTCGATTCTGAAATCGGCTGCGATTCAAGCTGAAAGCGAGAAAAAGGGCCGCGCTGTTCGCCGCCGATCTGGAGGTAATACTCGCTCATTTTTTGCGTCGCCGATCCAATCAGGTTAGCGCTAACTCCTGGCTGCGAAACGCCAATGTACTGAAGTTCACCGCTGGTTGCACGCCTGGGAATTCGCCGAAAATCACGTATAATTCGAAGAAGTTGACCCAATCGTCGATTCCAACCCTGCCAGAGCATTTCCTTATGTCGACCGCAAAAGAACTATACAAAGCCGGCGAGAGCCTCAAAGACGCTGGCAAGTTGGACGAAGCCGCCGCCCAGTACGAAGCGGCGATCGCCGTCGATCCAAGTCACGTCCTCTCTCACATGGCGCTCTCAATCGTCTACCAAAAGTTAGACAAGCACGCCGCGGCGGTCGAACATGCCGAGAAAGTCTGCGAGCTCGAGCCGACCGATCCGTTTAACTTCACCGCCCTGTCGGTGACCTACCAACGCGCCTTCGAGGGAACTCGCGATCCGATGTTCATCCAAAAGGCCGAAGAAGCCAAATATCGCGCCGACATGGCGCGCGGTTAATAAGCCGTTCAACTTTCGTGCGCCACGGCTCTGTGAGCCGTGGCGCATGCATACGTGCTACCCTTCAAAATGCAGACCGGCGTCGTCGATCGTGTACGGAACAATTTCGTCGGTCACGGCGCTGCCGCGATGTTTGGGTACGTACATCGCGCGGCGTAATTTTCGCCCATCCATGAACTTGCCCAGATAGATGATCGTGTTCGCGCCCGAGAGGATGTCTCCCTCGTCGAGCGGCCGCGAGATCAAGTCATCCAGCATCGCTTCTTTCGACGTCTGCAACAGCATGCATCCCACCTGCGCCGGATCGTACGCTTGACGCTCCGCTTCGGCGGCATGCTCGCGAAACTTTTGGCGAAACAGATCTCTGGCGACCCACATCGGATCCTTGCGCATAACCTGGTGATAGACGTACTCGAACAGATTGAACTGGATCGATTCGCTCGGCGTGTCGACCGGTTCGATTCCATCAATCACGACCCGGCGTGAACCGCGACAAAGATTGCCGTAGAGAAAACCGATTGTCGTCGCCAATTTTTCGTTCAACTCTCCTTGCCACTCGTGCCAGGCGTCCCAATCGAGATCGCGTTTGGTGACCCGCTTGCCGGCATAGTCAAAGACGTGCAGGAAGTTGCCATAGTCGGCCTCGGTCGCAAAGAAGTCTTCGAGATTCGGCTTGGCCTGGGAGTCGCAGCGCGTCAGTTTCCAATCGACCATCCGCTGCGCGTAAGCGGCGTGATTCTGCGAGTCGCCGCGCGAGCTCATGTCAAAGAAGACGCCGCTCTTTCCTTCCGCGGCGACGCCGGCATGCGCGAAATGGACGCCCAGTTGCGTCTTCCCAATTCCAGTCGCGCCGACGACAACCGTCAGCGTGCCAGGGACGAGCCCTCCCCCCAATAGTTCATCCAATCCCGGAGCGCCGGTCGTTTGTCGCTGCATCGTTCGCTTTCGTAGGTCGAGGGGGTCGCGTAAGAGATTGCTCCGATTCTCAACAGGCGCCGCCGGAGCGTCAATCGCCCCCTCAGATGCCCCCCTTTCCCATGTCAGAAAAGAATCGAAGTGATTCCAGTCGCGTGCTCCAGGTTAATTTAGGTAGCTTAGCGATCTCGCCTGATATCCAAGTTGGACAGGACAACCAGACCGCCCAGTTTTCTCGCCCGAAAGGTTGGACAGGATCGGACCGCCTAGTTTTCTCGCCCGAAAGGTTGGACAGGATCGGACTGCCTAGTTTTCTCGCCCAAAAGGTTGGACAGGATCGGACTGCCTAGTTTTCTCGCCCGAAAGGTTGGACAGGATCGGACTGCCTAGTTTTCTCGCCCGAAAGGTTGGACAGGACCGGACTGCCCAGTTTTCTCGCCCGAAAGGTTGGACAGGACCGGATCGTTTTTTTCGAGTTGTCAGGCGGCCCTCCCAGTTTGTCCAGAACTGGTTGGGTTGCGCAGCAACAAGATGCTTCCCCATGCGGTTGCAAAATTTGTTCCCCCATCCTCCCAATTCAAACTGGGCAATTTAGGCGCACCAAGCCCTGTTAGCACGTTTGAGGTCGCGTCTCGACGCACGCGACGCCGATTTCCTACACGCCGCTCGGTAATCGACCACGAATCCGTGCGCATTGTCAACGGACAATCTTCATCGCGCCAGGCCTGCAAAAAACCTGAGTAGGGTGCGTCGAGACGCACCTGGAACTTGCCGATTCGATCGCCAAGCATATCCGTGTGGCGACGCAACCGAGCGCTGCGATTGCGTTACCACGCTTGGTTATTTTCGGACGTGGTCGGCAGGACTTGTGCGTCTCGACGCACCCTACTTCTAGTGGAACGATTTTCAGTATAGTAGGGTGCGTCGAGACGCACCTGGAACCTGCCGATTCGATCGCCAAGCTTAGCGGACCAGATTCGACCAGGCCGAGACTAGCAGATCGGCCGCTTCTTCGATCTCTTCTTCCGACGTGTACCAGCCGACGCTAAAGCGAATCGTTCCGGCCGCCGCGTCTTCACCCATGCCGATGGCGGTGAGCGTGGGTGAATTTCCGGCTGGCCCGGTGTGCATCGATGCAGCCGTGTAGGCGCAGACCGAATCAGCTTGGCGCAAGAGACGTGCTGCGTTGACGCCGGGAAATTGGACCGACATCGTATTGGGCAGTCGCTCTGCTTTGGCGCCGGGGATCCCCAGGCGATCAGGAATGCCGGCGCTAAGACGATCCTGCAGCATGTCGCGCAGTTTGGCTTGTGCGTCGGCCGACTCGTCCAGACAACGACGGACCAAATCCGCCGCGGCGCCCATGCCGATCAACGCGGCGATATTCTCTTGTCCGCTGCGCAGTCCACGTTCTTGCCCATCGCCGTGCAATAGCGGTGCGAGCGGCGTGCCGTTACGGATATAAAGTGCGGCGGCGCCTTTGGGACCGTAGAACTTGTGCGCCGAAAGGCTCAGCAGGTCGACCCCCAATTCTTGCACCTGAACCCGAATCTTGCCGCAGGCCTGAACAGCGTCGGCATGCAGCAGCACGCCGCGACTGCGGCAGATGTCGGCGATCTGGCGCAGCGGCTGAATCACGCCGATTTCGTGATTGGCCAGCGTCACGCAAACCAGGCGCGTCTCGGGGCGAATTGCATTTTCGACCGCTTCCGGGTCGACGACCCCATTTTTGTCGCAGCGCACGTAGGTCAGTTCGACTCCCAATTGCTTGAGAAACCGCGCGGTCTCGGTGACGGCCGCATGCTCCAGCGCCGAGACGACCAGATGTCCGCTGATATCGGCCGGATTGCGAAAGAACGTTCCTTGAATCGCCAGGTTAATGCTTTCGGTTCCGCACGAGGTGAAGACAATTTCTTCGTTGGTCGCGCCGATCAAATTGGCGACCTGACCCCGCGCGTCCTCAAGCGTCTCTTCGACAATCCGCGACGGCGGATATTCAAAATCAGGCGTCGAATAATACTCCGCCAAGAACGGCAGCATCGCCTCTTGCACGCTGGGAGCAATCGGAGTGGTCGTATTATGGTCAAGGTAGATTCGCCGCATGAGATTTTTCTTTCTCGTCCGAAATGCGAGTTTTGCAGCTCTTCGAGCCATTTGGACACTAGCCCGCTGCGCGAGCGAGGGAATGCGGCTCACCACTTCAATCAGAGTCGGAATTGCCGACCGCATTCCCTCGCTCGCGCAGCGGGCTAGTGTTCTGTCACGCGACAATTTTCAGGCGCCATGATTTTATTAGCCGTAGTGCGTTAGCACCGGTTTCTGATGGGAACTCATTTGCGAAAGACAATTGGTAACAGAAACCGCGGCTAACGCCGTGCGGCTGATATGGATACAGGCACGGCGTGTTCCATATCTTCTTTGTCCGCAAAACGCTAGATCTTAGGCAACGATCCGCTGAAACCAAATTCGTTGAACATCTTGGTCGGCACGACGGCCGTGATTTTCAAACAAGCGATAGACTCGAAGGGGACAAAAACCTGGCGCCCCCCCATCGCGTCTGGGGCGGGTCGCTGCAGCAACATGATGTCGTCATCGAACACAAATCCGGTAAATGGGATCTGTTCGTTCAGCGTGGTGACGACCAATCCTTGTTGCGGCATTTTCTCGGGCCATGCCTTTAAGAGTCTCAACCAGCGGTTTTCTGTTCCGATTTCTCCCGTCATAACGATTATCCTTGCAAGCTGTTTGGTGATTTCGGCCGTCTGTCCCCCAAAACAGGCGGCAAGCACCCTCTTTTACCAAGTGGAAGCCGTCGCCGCGCAGGCTACGCAACCATAGGTCGCAATTACACTTACGGTTTCATGAATTCTCAGCGCGGGCCTCACCAAAGTCTCGACATCCACGCCTATTTTTGCGATAGTGAATGCGGCTTAGCTTTTCGCGGTTGCTCCTCAAAATTTCTCTCCATCGAAGAGGATACGTCATGTCTTCTCCAATCCGTCGTGGTTTTACGCTCGTCGAGCTGTTGGTCGTGATCACGATCATCGGCATTTTGGCGGGCCTGTTGTTACCTGCGGTCGGCATGGCCCGTGAAGCGGCGCGCAACGCCCAGTGCAAAAACAATCTGAAGCAGCACGGCTTGGCCGTCGTCAATTATCAAGCGTCAAAACAAAAAATGCCGCCACTGATGTCGTTTATCCCGACGACCGGCACGCTCTCCTATACCGGGACGCAGATTGTCAATTGGCCTGTTCCGCTGTTGTCAGAACTTGGCCGCAACGATTTGTCCGATATCTATAGTGAAAAATATCGCGCCGGTAATACCAACCCTGCTAACGACTCGACCGATCCAACTCTCCGAGGTCAGGTTCTCCCTATTCTGGTTTGCCCGAGCGATCCGGTCGATGTAATTGAAGATGACTCCAATCCGCTTGGCTATTTCGCGAACGGCGGCATCCAAAACGATTACACCGCAACCACGACTAACGCCATCGATATCGAAGCCAACGGCGCTTGGAGCGACAATGCGATCACCAGCGGCGAAGTGAAGGCGCTGCTCGATCGGATGAAAGATGGCGCTTCCAACACAATCTTGTTGGTTGAACGTGTCCAAACCTTGCAATCCAACCCCATCAAGTGGAATGTCATCGGCAGCGATGACAGCACGTATCCCAATGATTTCGAAGCCGCCGTTTTCTGGTATGGCAGCACGTTTACAACAAGCATGACGCCGATCAACAGCGTTCTGGGTGACACGATTTCCAAGTCCGCCAATAACTCGCTTCCCTCCAGCAATCACTTCGGCGGCGCCAACGTCTGCATGGTCGATGGTTCGGTGAAATACCTGGATGAAAATATCAATGGCACGGTGCTAGGCCGACTGATGTCGTCCAACGGCGCCAAAGCCAACTCCACGCCGGGTACGCCCAGTGCAGCTCCTGAACCAGATTGGCAAAAGACGCCGGTCCTCGGCACCGATCTCGACCTGTAATCAAGTCACGTCGCATCCCCCCCTACCCAGCGTCCTCTTCCTGCAAGAGGACGCTTTTTTTGTTTTTCCTGATGGTCTGCTCACCCATGATTGATTCGGCCGAACCGCGCCAGTTTGAGTATCCTTCGTTCCACCAGATCTTCATGTATCAGGCGTTGGAACTTGCCGAGCAAGCGGCCCGCGAAAAAGAAGTCCCCGTCGGCGCGATCATCGTGCACGACAATCGGGTGATCGCCGCCGCCCATAATCAGCGCGAAACGTTGCACGATCCGACCGCGCATGCCGAGATGATTGCAATCACCCAGGCAGCCGAGTCGCTGCAAAATTGGCGCCTGGAAAACTGCACGCTGTATGTGACGCTCGAGCCGTGCCCGATGTGCGCCGGCGCGATTCTACAGGCCCGCATTCCTACGGTCGTCTTTGGCGCCGTCGATCCCAAAGCAGGCGCCGTGACGTCGCTGTACACGCTGCTCAGCGACTCGCGTTTGAACCATCGCTGCGAAGTTGTCCCCGGCATTCTGGCGCCGCAGTGCGGCGATGTACTAACCGAGTTCTTCCGCGCGCGCCGTGCGGAAGGGAAGAAGTAAGCGGGGGAAATGTCTAATTTCTAAATCCTAATGTCTAATGAAGAATGCCGTATTTTCTTCAAGCATTCGACATTAGATCTTAGACATTCGTCATTTACGTAAAACCGCGCGATTCTCTGCGCGTGCCGCTGTCTGGCTTACCCAGCAGTGCTGCCCTGTTAACGATCTGGGCAGGTCTATCCGTTTCCAAATAGTCTCGTTTCGCTCCGTCGAAAGTAGCGACTTGCTGCAGCGCGACAAACCGCGCGGGCGCCAATCAGCCGCACGGCCTTAGCCGCGGTTTCTTCGGCGGTTGTTTGTCGCAGTAGAGTACGTGGAAGAAACCGGAGCTAACGCTCTGCGGCTGATGGACCAGTCTCCTGCTTAGCTGCAATCCTTTTTGCGTGGTCAAAAGTAGAGACATTTACGTAAAGCCGCGCCCAGAGCCAATTCTCTGGGCGCACTCTTCCTGTCGACTACCAGACGAAGCGCAACCCACTATAGGCGCCGATCCCTAGCGTACCGAAGCCGGGGACTTCTTCGTAATCTTCGTCAAACAGATTATCGATCCGGCCGACCAAGGTAATATCCTGCGCCAGATCGTAGGCGCCTGCGACGTTGACCGTGATATACGAATCGAGCGGGCCTGACAGATCAAACCGGCTGTCGACGTACAGCAGATAGAGATTGACCGTCGCGTCGCTGGCGACCTGACGCTCTACCCCCAGGGTCGCTTTGTTCTTGGGACGTCGCTGCAACGGGCGATCGTTGTCCAAGTCGCGAGCACTGGTGAACGTGTAGGTCGAACGAATGTCGGTCCGTTCGTTCCAACCCCAAACGCCGACCACTTCGACGCCGGTGGAGCGGGCCGTGCCGATGTTTTCGAGCATAAACGTATTAAAGTCGAACGCGATCAAGTCTTGAAAGTCGTTGCGAAAGTAGGTCACGTCAACCGAACCTTGGCGATCAAAAATATACTTGGTCATCCCCACGTCCCAGCCTTTGCTGCGTTCGGGCCGTAGATTGGGATTGCCAAAGGGAAACAGGTTTTCGGCCAGCGACGGCGCTCGAAAGCCGGTGCCGATGCTGCCATGAAATTCGGACCCAATTTCCCACGCGTCGATCAAAAACGTAAAGCGATACGTCTGCGCCGTGCCGGCGACGCTATGATCGTCCCAGCGGACGCCTGCGGTTCCGTAGAAGCGATCGCCGAGTTGGTACTGGTCTTGCAGGAAGACGCCGGAAAGATACTGACTGACGGCCGGCGTCGACGTGTTGGACGCTTCCTCGTTCAAGTGGTTTGTGCCGACGGTAAAGATGTTATCTTCCAACAGCATCAAGTTCATTTGATATTCAAACTGTTTCGTCGCTCCGTTGTACTGCGGATCGAGAAAACCAGGATCGGTATCAACCCGTTTGTAGTTCGTATGGTCAAACGCAACGCGATGCTCCACCAGGCCGTCAAATTGAAACGACTGCAACTGGATCTTCTCGTAAAAGACGTCGCTGAGGTTCGAGCGAATCAGATTGTCGACCGGCAACGAGCCGAACGGCTGATCGTCGACCGCCGCATGCACGTCGGCGTAGCGAAAAACGTAGTCGACGTTCAATAGCTCGGACGGAGTCCAGCCGTAACGCCCCGAGATGGTGCCGTTGTAATAGCCGTCTCGCTCGGGATTGCCGTTGGCGAACTGGGCCGAGCTGACGCCGTCGGTTCCTTGGTAGCCCAAGCTGGTCGAATGATAAAAGAGGTCGTTGCCGCCGCTCATGGTCAAGCTGGTGTTGGAAGAGTTGAAACTTCCTCCTTCGACCAGGGCCGTCGCGGTCAGCGGACCTTCGCCCCGCTTGGTGATGATGTTGATCACGCCGCCGATCGCATCGGATCCATACAACATGCTTTGCGGGCCGCGCAACACTTCGATCCGCTCGATGTTCTGGGTCGACAACGTCGAGAAGTCAAAGCTTCGTCCGGCGTTGCTGGGATCGTTGATCGGAATGCCGTCGAGAATCACTTTGGTATGCTGCGAATTGGCGCCGCGAATAAAGACCGACGTGATCCCGCCGGGACCGCCGTTGCGCACCACATTTAGCCCTTCGACCTGTCGCAGCACTTCGGCCACGGTCGTCTGTTGGGTCCGTTGAATCTCTTCGCCGGTGATCACCGTG
The nucleotide sequence above comes from Blastopirellula sp. J2-11. Encoded proteins:
- a CDS encoding TonB-dependent receptor plug domain-containing protein, translated to MPAQPPENESPLAETEIVPLLDPQQDLVLPEVEVVGRLDSFPANPLPDTAAITPTGTTVAVGKTGSSVTVITGEEIQRTQQTTVAEVLRQVEGLNVVRNGGPGGITSVFIRGANSQHTKVILDGIPINDPSNAGRSFDFSTLSTQNIERIEVLRGPQSMLYGSDAIGGVINIITKRGEGPLTATALVEGGSFNSSNTSLTMSGGNDLFYHSTSLGYQGTDGVSSAQFANGNPERDGYYNGTISGRYGWTPSELLNVDYVFRYADVHAAVDDQPFGSLPVDNLIRSNLSDVFYEKIQLQSFQFDGLVEHRVAFDHTNYKRVDTDPGFLDPQYNGATKQFEYQMNLMLLEDNIFTVGTNHLNEEASNTSTPAVSQYLSGVFLQDQYQLGDRFYGTAGVRWDDHSVAGTAQTYRFTFLIDAWEIGSEFHGSIGTGFRAPSLAENLFPFGNPNLRPERSKGWDVGMTKYIFDRQGSVDVTYFRNDFQDLIAFDFNTFMLENIGTARSTGVEVVGVWGWNERTDIRSTYTFTSARDLDNDRPLQRRPKNKATLGVERQVASDATVNLYLLYVDSRFDLSGPLDSYITVNVAGAYDLAQDITLVGRIDNLFDEDYEEVPGFGTLGIGAYSGLRFVW
- a CDS encoding tetratricopeptide repeat protein, whose amino-acid sequence is MSTAKELYKAGESLKDAGKLDEAAAQYEAAIAVDPSHVLSHMALSIVYQKLDKHAAAVEHAEKVCELEPTDPFNFTALSVTYQRAFEGTRDPMFIQKAEEAKYRADMARG
- the lpxA gene encoding acyl-ACP--UDP-N-acetylglucosamine O-acyltransferase, whose product is MTEIHPTAVISPQARLGADVQIGPFCVIEAGVEVGDRCRLESFVTIKSGSSVGCDNRIWDHAVIGGAAQHIRAPELSGRVAVGDRNQIREFVTIHRALNAGETTVVGNDCLLMVQAHIGHDSNIGNNVILTNNSLVAGHVVIEDRAYVSGAVAIHQFCRVGRFAMVGGQAHVVQDVPPYVTVDGCSSLVVGLNLVGLKRNGFDAEAIRELKKAYRILYRSNLTNGESLERIRMEFSGRAAEHFHTFLAPSKRGFIQARSRGRQRPINDPVKLRVMPGDQPDQGEKINVRQAG
- a CDS encoding DUF4339 domain-containing protein; the protein is MSEYYLQIGGEQRGPFSRFQLESQPISESTPVRLEGTDDWRRARDFPELQRMLRGGSGNQYGDFRDLEPEPSPYASPRADVRVINDSGSSTARWLGMVSCGLGTLSWLLLLGFFGYVVFMVIQENQGGGEPTEAVLLAIGLSFCFNFVVMLAGLIVGGIGVLLPGSGKGWAIVGMVLNGLPLLILSGLILIGVLLG
- the tadA gene encoding tRNA adenosine(34) deaminase TadA; translated protein: MIDSAEPRQFEYPSFHQIFMYQALELAEQAAREKEVPVGAIIVHDNRVIAAAHNQRETLHDPTAHAEMIAITQAAESLQNWRLENCTLYVTLEPCPMCAGAILQARIPTVVFGAVDPKAGAVTSLYTLLSDSRLNHRCEVVPGILAPQCGDVLTEFFRARRAEGKK
- a CDS encoding DUF1559 domain-containing protein, translated to MSSPIRRGFTLVELLVVITIIGILAGLLLPAVGMAREAARNAQCKNNLKQHGLAVVNYQASKQKMPPLMSFIPTTGTLSYTGTQIVNWPVPLLSELGRNDLSDIYSEKYRAGNTNPANDSTDPTLRGQVLPILVCPSDPVDVIEDDSNPLGYFANGGIQNDYTATTTNAIDIEANGAWSDNAITSGEVKALLDRMKDGASNTILLVERVQTLQSNPIKWNVIGSDDSTYPNDFEAAVFWYGSTFTTSMTPINSVLGDTISKSANNSLPSSNHFGGANVCMVDGSVKYLDENINGTVLGRLMSSNGAKANSTPGTPSAAPEPDWQKTPVLGTDLDL
- a CDS encoding RAD55 family ATPase, producing the protein MQRQTTGAPGLDELLGGGLVPGTLTVVVGATGIGKTQLGVHFAHAGVAAEGKSGVFFDMSSRGDSQNHAAYAQRMVDWKLTRCDSQAKPNLEDFFATEADYGNFLHVFDYAGKRVTKRDLDWDAWHEWQGELNEKLATTIGFLYGNLCRGSRRVVIDGIEPVDTPSESIQFNLFEYVYHQVMRKDPMWVARDLFRQKFREHAAEAERQAYDPAQVGCMLLQTSKEAMLDDLISRPLDEGDILSGANTIIYLGKFMDGRKLRRAMYVPKHRGSAVTDEIVPYTIDDAGLHFEG
- a CDS encoding cysteine desulfurase family protein, whose protein sequence is MRRIYLDHNTTTPIAPSVQEAMLPFLAEYYSTPDFEYPPSRIVEETLEDARGQVANLIGATNEEIVFTSCGTESINLAIQGTFFRNPADISGHLVVSALEHAAVTETARFLKQLGVELTYVRCDKNGVVDPEAVENAIRPETRLVCVTLANHEIGVIQPLRQIADICRSRGVLLHADAVQACGKIRVQVQELGVDLLSLSAHKFYGPKGAAALYIRNGTPLAPLLHGDGQERGLRSGQENIAALIGMGAAADLVRRCLDESADAQAKLRDMLQDRLSAGIPDRLGIPGAKAERLPNTMSVQFPGVNAARLLRQADSVCAYTAASMHTGPAGNSPTLTAIGMGEDAAAGTIRFSVGWYTSEEEIEEAADLLVSAWSNLVR